GGGCGGTGCTACCCTTTTCGAGTCTCCGGAGGATCTCCGTCCATGATGACCCACGACTTCAAAGGCCGCCCCGCCCCCGAGCACGACGACCTGCGTCCGCTGGTCCGCCGTCTCGGCAAGCTGCCAGCCGACTGGCGACGGCGCGACCTCGTGGAGCTCTGCCTGGCCGACGGCATCCGCGTCGTCAACTTCCGCTATCCGTCCTTCGACGGCAAGCTGCGCGAGCCTCCGCCTTCCCGTCTCCTCCCGTGCCTATCTCGATCGCATCCTCGCCGCGGGCGAACGTGCCGACGGCTCGAGCCTCTTTCCCGGGCTCTTCCGCACCGGCGAGAGCGACCTCTACGTCGTCCCCGTCTACCGCTGGGCCTTCCTCGACCCCTGGGTGCCGGACGAGCTGCACGTCGTCTGCCGTTTCGCCGGGCGCGACGGCGAGCCGTCGCCGTGGACACCGGACAACCTGCTCGCCGCGCAGGCCGCCGAGCTGCGTCGGGCGACCGGTCTCGAGCTGCTGGCGCTCGCCGAGCTCGAGCACTATCTGATCCTCGACCGCGCCGACAATCGGTTCTCCGGCCGCTCGCAACGCAACTACCACCAGAGCGCGCCCTACCTGCACGGCCGCGCCATCGCCGACGAGATGCTGCGTGCCGCGGCCGGGATCACCGGTTCGGTCAAGTACTGTCACGCCGAGGTCGGCTACATCGACCGGATCGAGTCGAACGACCCCGAGCTCGACGGCAAGCGCGTCGAGCAGTACGAGCTGGAGATGGACCTCGCCCCGGTCGAGGACCTCGGCTGCTGGCTGCCGGTGCTGCGCTGGCTGCTGCGCGAGATCGCCAATCGCCACGGCGCGTCGGTGACCTTCGTCCCCAAGCTCGACGAGGGAATGGCGGGAAGCGGCATGCACTTCCACCTGGCGCTCGCCCGCGACGGCCGCAACGTGATGCGCGGCGACGACGGCGAGCTCACCCGCGAGGCGCGCGCGCTGATCGGCGGCCTGCTCTCGCACGCCTCGCCGCTGGTCGCCTTCGGCAACACGGTGGCCGGCAGCTTCCTCCGTCTCGTTCCCGGGCAGGAGGCACCGACCCGGCTCTGCTGGGGAAAGAGCAACCGCGCCGCGATGATCCGCGTCCCGCTCGATTTCTCGACGCCGCAGCGGCTCGACCTGACGATGAACGCCGGCGAGGACGGCGCCTACCCCGCCGACCTGTCACGACCCACGGTGGAGATCCGGACCCCGGACGGCTCGGCCTACACCCACCTGCTGCTCGCCGCGATCGCCCGCTGCGTCACGGTCGGTCTCGCCGACCCGCAGGCAGTGGCGCTCGCCGACCGTCTCGAGGTCAAGGGCGACCTGACTCGGGAGCAGCGCGCGGCGCTCGACGAGCTCCCAGGCTCGGCCGTCGCCGCGGCGCGCTCGCTCGAAGCGCACCGCGCCTTCTTCGAGGAGGGAGGCTTTCCCGCTCGCATGCTCGACCTCGTCACCGCCAAGCTGCGCGCGGAGGCCGACGAGGAGCTCTCGGCACGACTGCAACAGCTCCCGGCCGCCGAGCGATTGGCCGAGAGCCGCCGACTCATGCACAAGGACCTGCACAAGCACTGAACCGTCGGTTCGTCGGAGCTCCCGCGCGCGCGAAGCGAGCCGGCGAAACGTCCTTCCGCGGCGCGGAGGATCGCGCCGCAAGGACGGAACCGCGGTGGGGACGCTCGGCTCGCTGATCCCCTCCGCTGCGGCGACGCGGCCTCCTGCGGCGAGCCACGGAGCGCAACGGCGACGGCTTTTCGGACCTGCGCGAGCGCCTTGGTCGGAGTCGACCGGCGCCCGTCCAGCGCCGGCTTGCGCCGCACCCCGCTGCGACGAGTATCCTTCACCCGTCACCTCGGAGCCGTCCTGATGCCGTTCAACCTCCCTCCGTTCGCTCACGCCATGCCGATCCTCGCCTTGTCGCTCGCCGCACTCCCTTCGCCCCTCCGCGCTGCCGCCGGCGCCTCACCCGCCGGAGCGGTGGCCGCGCCCGAGGTGCCGGCGACCGCCGGAGCGGAGGAGTCCGCGGCGGTCGTCCCGCCGAAGGCGGCGCGGCGGCCGCATCCGCTCGTCGCCCACGGCGAGACCCGGGACGACCCGTACTACTGGCTGCGCGACGACAGTCGCAAGGACCCGGAGGTGCTCGGCTACCTCGAGGCCGAGAACGCCTACACCACGGCGGCGATGCGCCCGACCGAAGCGCTGCAGGAGACGCTCTACGCGGAGATGTCCAAACGGATCCAGCAGGACGACGAGAGCGTTCCCTGGCACAAGGGCGGCTACTGGTACTCGGTCCGCCACGAGCATGCCAAGGAGTACCCGATCTTCTTGCGCCGCAAGGGGGACCCCGCAGCTCCGGCCGAAGTCCTGCTCGACGCCAATCTCGCCGCGCGTGGCCACGCCTTCTACCAGGTGGCGGGAACGGAGGTCTCGAGCGATCAGCGACTGCTCGCCTTCGCCGAGGACACGGTGAGTCGCCGCCTCTACACCGTGCGGATCCGGGACCTCGCGACCGGCGAGCTGCTCGCCGACGCGATCCCCGGCACCTCGGGCGACGTCGCCTGGGCCAACGACAACCGCACGTTCTTCTACGTCGAGAAGGACCCGACGACGCTGCTCGCCTTCCGCGTCAAGCGCCATCGCCTCGGCACCGACCCGGCGAGCGACCCGGTGGTCTACGAGGAGACCGACCGCACCTCCTCGGTGAGCGTCGACAAGACCCGTTCCGAGCGCTGGATCCTCGTCACCAGCCGCAGCACCCTGTCGACCGAGGTCCGGCTCCTTCCGGCCGATCAAC
This genomic window from Holophagales bacterium contains:
- a CDS encoding glutamine synthetase; the encoded protein is MPDELHVVCRFAGRDGEPSPWTPDNLLAAQAAELRRATGLELLALAELEHYLILDRADNRFSGRSQRNYHQSAPYLHGRAIADEMLRAAAGITGSVKYCHAEVGYIDRIESNDPELDGKRVEQYELEMDLAPVEDLGCWLPVLRWLLREIANRHGASVTFVPKLDEGMAGSGMHFHLALARDGRNVMRGDDGELTREARALIGGLLSHASPLVAFGNTVAGSFLRLVPGQEAPTRLCWGKSNRAAMIRVPLDFSTPQRLDLTMNAGEDGAYPADLSRPTVEIRTPDGSAYTHLLLAAIARCVTVGLADPQAVALADRLEVKGDLTREQRAALDELPGSAVAAARSLEAHRAFFEEGGFPARMLDLVTAKLRAEADEELSARLQQLPAAERLAESRRLMHKDLHKH